TCCGCGCGAACCAGGGGTCCTCGGCCTAGGATCGACACGTGTTGGTCGGCATCCCGCGCGAGATCAAGGTCCATGAGTACCGCGTGGCGATCACCCCGGCAGGCGTGCGGGAGCTCCGCGACGCCGGCCACGAGGTGGTCGTCGAGACCGGCGCGGGCGCGGGCTCCTCGATCTCCGACGACGAGTTCGTCCGGGCGGGCGCTGACATCCTTCCTGGCGCTGACCAGGTCTGGGCGAGCGCCGACCTCCTGCTGAAGGTCAAGGAGCCGATCCCGGAGGAGTACGCGCGCCTGCGCCGCGGCCAGGTCCTCTTCACGTACCTGCACCTTGCCGCGTCACGCGAGTGCACGGACGCGCTGGTCGGGTCGGGGACCACCGCGATCGCCTACGAGACCGTGCAGACCGCCGACCACGCCCTGCCGCTGCTCGCGCCGATGAGCGAGGTCGCCGGACGCCTCGCCTCGCAGGTCGGCGCCTACCACCTGCTCGCGCCCGAGGGTCGAGGCGTCCTGATGGGCGGCGTCCCGGGTGTCCACGGAGCCCACGTCGTCGTGCTCGGCGGCGGAGTGTCGGGCCGCAACGCAGCGGTGATCGCCCTCGGCATGGGCGCCCGCGTGTCGCTCCTCGACATCAACGTCGGACGGCTGCGCCAGCTCGACGCGGAGTTCGGCGGTCGGCTGCAGACGGTCGCGTCGAACCGCTACCAGATCGAGGGCGCGGTCGCCCAGGCCGATCTCGTGATCGGCGCCGTCCTGGTCCCCGGTGCCAAGGCGCCTCACCTGGTCAGCCACGAGATGGTCGCATCGATGCGCCCCGGGAGCGTGCTGGTCGACATCGCGATCGACCAGGGCGGCTGCTTCGAGGACTCGCGGCCCACCACCCACGACGACCCGACGTTCGTCGTCGAGCAGTCGGTCTTCTACTGCGTCGCCAACATGCCTGGCGCGGTCCCGCACACCTCGACGTACGCGTTGACCAACGTCACCTTGCCGTACGTCCTCGCGCTGGCCGAGCACGGCTGGGTGGAGGCGCTGCGGCTCGACCCGGCGCTGCGTGCCGGTCTCAACGTGCACGACGGCGCCGTCACCAACGAGGGCGTCGCCGAGGCGCACGCGATGTCGTACGTCTCACCGGGCGAGGTCGTGGGGCTGACGTGAGCGGGGCGGGCCGCGGCGCGGTCGGCCGGCTCGTCGACGACTACCTCAGCCACCTCGGCGTCGAGCGGGGTCTCGCGGCGAACACGCTGACCTCGTACCGCCGGGACCTGCGCCGCTACGCGGCCTACCTCCACCAGCGGGGGATCGAGACGCTCGGGGACGTCACGGAGGCGGACGTCGCCGACTTCCTCGCGGCGCTGCGCGAGGGGGACGCCGACCATCCGCCGCTGTCGGCACCCAGCGCCGCGCGGACGATCGTCTCGGCTCGCGGGCTGCACCGGTTCGCGCTGCGCGAGGGCGTCGTCGACCACGACGTCGCCGCGGAGGTGAAGCCCCCGACGCCGCCACGGCGGCTGCCGAAGGCGCTCGCGGTCGACCAGGTCGAGGCTCTGCTCGACGCCGCGGGCTCGGCCGGGACGCCGCTGGCGGTCCGGGACCGTGCACTGCTCGAGGTGCTCTACGGGACGGGCGCGCGCATCTCCGAGACGGTCGGTCTGGACGTCGACGACCTCGACCTCGAGATCGGCGAGGTCCTGCTGCGGGGCAAGGGCGGCAAGCAGCGGGTCGTGCCGGTCGGACGGTACGCCCAGGACGCGCTGCGAACGTACCTGGAGTCCGTACGCCCGGCGCTGACCAGCGTCCGTACGACCGGGGGAGCGGTGTTCCTGAACTCCCGCGGCGGCCGGCTGTCACGGCAGAGCGCGTGGGCGGTGCTCGCGAAGGCGGCTCGGCGCGCCGGAATTACGGTCGACGTGTCCCCGCACACCCTGAGGCACTCGTACGCGACCCACCTGCTCGACGGTGGCGCCGACGTCCGCGTGGTGCAGGAGCTTCTCGGGCACGCGTCGGTGACCACGACCCAGGTCTACACGCTGGTGACGATCGACAAGCTCCGCGAGGTGTACGCGACCGCCCACCCCCGCGCCCTGGCGTAGCGCGCGCCGCGCCCCACGATTTGACCGCTTGTCCACCGAAGCTCGGGTCAAGAAGGTGGAGAACCCGTCAAATCGTGGGGCGCGACGGGACGTTGGGCAGCCCCGGCGACATGCCGCGCGGCGTCGAGGTGGAGACTTGTCGACTTGGTACAGTCCAAGCAGCCCCAGCACGGGAAAGAACAGCCACGGGATCGAGAGCGCATGAACCACCACAGCGATCTGCTCGGCGAGCTCGGACCGTCGGCCGGCGCCGAGATCGGCCCGACCGGCCGCCCCATGCCGGAGTTTCCGCCGCCGCGACCTCCCAGCGGAGGCCCCGCGTACGTCATCGCCCTGTGCAACCAGAAGGGCGGCGTCGGCAAGACGACGACCACGATCAACCTCGGTGCCGCGCTCGCAGAGCTGGGGCGACGTGTGCTGCTCGTCGACTTCGATCCGCAGGCGTCGATGACGGTCGGTCTCGGGTTCCCCGCGCACGACCTCGACGCCACGGTCTACCACCTGCTGATGCACGACGACGTCGAGGTCTCCGACGTCCTCCTCAAGACGCGCACCGCGAACCTGCACCTGCTCCCCGCGAGCATCGACCTGTCGGGTGCAGAGATGCACCTCGTCCACGAGGTCGGCCGCGAGCAGACGCTCGCCCGGATGCTACGTCCCGTGCTCAACGACTACGACGTCATCCTCATCGACTGCCAGCCGTCCCTCGGCCTGCTGGCGGTCAACGCGCTGACGGCGTGCGACGGCGTGCTGATCCCGCTGGAGTGCGAGTACTTCGCCCTGCGCGGAGTCGCCCTCCTCAAGGAGACCATCGAGAAGGTCCGTCAGCGGACCAACTTCGACCTGGAGATCATCGGCCTGCTCGGGACGATGTACGACAGCCGGACGCTGCACAGCCGCGAGGTGCTCCAGACCCTCGTCGACGGCTGGGGACCGAAGGTCTTCCACACCGTGATCCGGCGTACGGTCAAGTTCTCCGACGCGACGGTGGCGGGAGAGCCGATCACCGACTTCGCCCCGGACTCCAAGGGTGCCGACGCCTATCGCCAGCTCGCCCGGGAGGTGCTCGTCCGGTGCCCCGGCGTGTGAGACTGCCTGGCGCTGACGAGCTGTTCCGACCGACCACCATCCCCGACGCTCCCGGCAACGCGCCTGCGGCGTCGGAGAGCGAGGACGCGGTCGACGCCAAGCCCAGCGGTCGCGTCAAGCACGACAGCAAGGTCACGGTCTACATGACCTCCGACGAGCTGCTCGACCTCGAGCACGCGAGGCTGGAGCTGCGGCGCGACCTGGGGCAGAGCCTCGACCGTGGGCGACTGATCCGTGAGGCCGTCGCGATGGCGCTGGCGGAGTACGCCGAGAACGGCGCCGACGGCGAGCTCGCGCGGCGGCTCGGAGCATCGTGACCGAGCCGGACACCGACGCGCCCGGGGCGTCGACGGGCTTCGTCGTGCACCTCGACGCGTACGAGGGGCCCTTCGACCTGCTCCTCCAGCTGATCGCCAAGCACAAGCTGGACATCACCGAGATCGCGCTGTCGAAGGTCACCGACGAGTTCATCGCGCACCTCAAGGCGATGGGGCCCGAGGGCGACCTCGAGCAGACCACGGAGTTCCTCCTGGTCGCGTCGACGCTGCTCGACCTCAAGGCAGCGCGGCTGCTCCCGCAAGCCGACGTCGAGGACGAGGACGACCTGGCGCTGCTCGAGGCGCGCGACCTTCTGTTCGCGCGGCTCCTCCAGTACCGCGCGTTCAAGCTGGTCGCTGGCCGGATGAAGGAGCGGCTCGCCGACGAGGCGAACCGGTTCCCGCGGGCGGTCGCGCTCGAGCAGCGCTTCGCGACGTTGCTGCCGGAGGTGCTGATCGCCGTCGGGCCCGAGGAGCTGGCCCTGCTCGCCGCGAAGGCGATGGAGCCGAAGATGCCCCAGATCCTCTCGTTGACACATCTCCACGCACCTCAGGTGAGCGTGCGCGAGCAGGCCGTCGTGGTGGTCGAGCGACTGCGCCGCGGATCGTCGATGACGTTCCGCGCGCTGGTCGCGGACGCGCCGGACACGTTGACGAAGGTCGCGCGGTTCCTCGCGCTGCTCGAGCTGTTCCGCGAGAGCGTGGTCGCGTTCGACCAGGCCGCCCCGTTGGCCGAGCTGACGATCCGGTGGACGGGCGGCGAGGACGAGGACGTCGAGGTCAGCGCCGAGTTCGATGAGGATCAGCTCGGCGATGAGGATCAGGTCGGCGACGAGGATCAGCTCGGCGACGAGGATCAACTGGGTGATGAGGGTCAGCTCGGCTACGAGGATCAGCCCAGCGACGACGAGGACGAGGATGCAGATGGACAGCAATGACGTGCCCGAGGCGGTTGCGGAGTCGTCGCCGACCGACGCGGAGAGCCTCGCCTCGTACCCGCTCCGCCCGGCGCTCGAGGCCATCCTCATGGTCGCCGACCAGCCGTTGGACCACCTGCTGCTCGCCACCGCCGTGGGACATCCGCCGGCAGAGGTCGAGGTCGCGCTGGTCGAGCTCGCACGCTCGTACGACGACGAGGACCGCGGCTTCGAGCTGCGGCAGGTCGCCGGCGGGTGGCGCTTCTACACACGCGCCGAGTACGCAGGCGCAGTCGAGCGGTTCGTGCTCGAGGGTCAGCAGGCCAGGTTGACGCAAGCGGCGTTGGAGACGATGGCGGTCGTCGCCTACCGGCAGCCGATCTCGCGGGCGCGGGTCTCGGCGATCCGGGGCGTGAACGTCGACGGCGTGATGCGCACCCTCGTGACCCGCGGCCTCGTCGCCGAGGCAGGGACCGACGTCGAGACGGGTGCCCTCCTGTACGCGACCACGCCCTACTTCCTCGAGCGGATGGGGCTGTCGAGCCTCGACGAGCTTCCCGACCTGGCACCCTTCCTGCCCGACATGGACGACGTGGAGGATCCTGAGGTGGTGGCCGGCCCAGAGCCCACTGTGCCGCAACCGACCGACGGCGCCGGCGTCGACGACGAGCCGGGCGAATCCGCGCCACCCGCAGCAGCAGAGGACGAGGAACGACCATGAGCGAGCACCCGGACGGCATCCGACTGCAGAAGGTGCTCGCGCAGGCCGGTCTGGGCTCCCGCCGCGCCTGCGAGGAGCTGATGGAGCGCGGTCGCGTCACCGTCGACGGCGAGGTCGTCACGCAGATGGGGTTGCGCGTCCACCCGGAGACGGCCGTCATCCACGTCGACGGTAAGCGCATCCCGCCCGCGTCGGACCATGCGTACCTCGTCCTCAACAAGCCGCGCGGAGTCGTGTCGTCGATGAGCGACGAGCGCGGCCGCACCGACCTCTCGGCCTACGTCGCGGACCGACCCGAGCGCCTCTTCCACGTCGGACGCCTCGACACCGACACCAGCGGGCTGCTGCTGCTCACCAACGACGGGGAGTTCGCCAACCGGATGGCCCACCCGTCGTTCGAGATCATCAAGACCTACGTCGCCGAGGTGGAGGGTCAGGTCGCCCGTGGCCTCGGACGCCAGCTGCGCGAGGGGATCGAGCTCGACGACGGAGCGGTGCGCGTCGACCGCTTCGCGGTCAAGCAGACCGCGGCGGACCGGAGCATCGTCGAGCTCGACATCCACGTCGGTCGCAACCGGATCGTGCGCCGGATGCTCGACGCCG
Above is a genomic segment from Mumia sp. Pv4-285 containing:
- a CDS encoding segregation and condensation protein A, whose product is MTEPDTDAPGASTGFVVHLDAYEGPFDLLLQLIAKHKLDITEIALSKVTDEFIAHLKAMGPEGDLEQTTEFLLVASTLLDLKAARLLPQADVEDEDDLALLEARDLLFARLLQYRAFKLVAGRMKERLADEANRFPRAVALEQRFATLLPEVLIAVGPEELALLAAKAMEPKMPQILSLTHLHAPQVSVREQAVVVVERLRRGSSMTFRALVADAPDTLTKVARFLALLELFRESVVAFDQAAPLAELTIRWTGGEDEDVEVSAEFDEDQLGDEDQVGDEDQLGDEDQLGDEGQLGYEDQPSDDEDEDADGQQ
- the scpB gene encoding SMC-Scp complex subunit ScpB, producing MDSNDVPEAVAESSPTDAESLASYPLRPALEAILMVADQPLDHLLLATAVGHPPAEVEVALVELARSYDDEDRGFELRQVAGGWRFYTRAEYAGAVERFVLEGQQARLTQAALETMAVVAYRQPISRARVSAIRGVNVDGVMRTLVTRGLVAEAGTDVETGALLYATTPYFLERMGLSSLDELPDLAPFLPDMDDVEDPEVVAGPEPTVPQPTDGAGVDDEPGESAPPAAAEDEERP
- the xerD gene encoding site-specific tyrosine recombinase XerD, whose amino-acid sequence is MSGAGRGAVGRLVDDYLSHLGVERGLAANTLTSYRRDLRRYAAYLHQRGIETLGDVTEADVADFLAALREGDADHPPLSAPSAARTIVSARGLHRFALREGVVDHDVAAEVKPPTPPRRLPKALAVDQVEALLDAAGSAGTPLAVRDRALLEVLYGTGARISETVGLDVDDLDLEIGEVLLRGKGGKQRVVPVGRYAQDALRTYLESVRPALTSVRTTGGAVFLNSRGGRLSRQSAWAVLAKAARRAGITVDVSPHTLRHSYATHLLDGGADVRVVQELLGHASVTTTQVYTLVTIDKLREVYATAHPRALA
- a CDS encoding pseudouridine synthase yields the protein MSEHPDGIRLQKVLAQAGLGSRRACEELMERGRVTVDGEVVTQMGLRVHPETAVIHVDGKRIPPASDHAYLVLNKPRGVVSSMSDERGRTDLSAYVADRPERLFHVGRLDTDTSGLLLLTNDGEFANRMAHPSFEIIKTYVAEVEGQVARGLGRQLREGIELDDGAVRVDRFAVKQTAADRSIVELDIHVGRNRIVRRMLDAVGHPVVRLTRTAFGVVHLGGMKPGDLRDLTPDELGALLDSVEL
- the ald gene encoding alanine dehydrogenase — protein: MLVGIPREIKVHEYRVAITPAGVRELRDAGHEVVVETGAGAGSSISDDEFVRAGADILPGADQVWASADLLLKVKEPIPEEYARLRRGQVLFTYLHLAASRECTDALVGSGTTAIAYETVQTADHALPLLAPMSEVAGRLASQVGAYHLLAPEGRGVLMGGVPGVHGAHVVVLGGGVSGRNAAVIALGMGARVSLLDINVGRLRQLDAEFGGRLQTVASNRYQIEGAVAQADLVIGAVLVPGAKAPHLVSHEMVASMRPGSVLVDIAIDQGGCFEDSRPTTHDDPTFVVEQSVFYCVANMPGAVPHTSTYALTNVTLPYVLALAEHGWVEALRLDPALRAGLNVHDGAVTNEGVAEAHAMSYVSPGEVVGLT
- a CDS encoding ParA family protein — translated: MNHHSDLLGELGPSAGAEIGPTGRPMPEFPPPRPPSGGPAYVIALCNQKGGVGKTTTTINLGAALAELGRRVLLVDFDPQASMTVGLGFPAHDLDATVYHLLMHDDVEVSDVLLKTRTANLHLLPASIDLSGAEMHLVHEVGREQTLARMLRPVLNDYDVILIDCQPSLGLLAVNALTACDGVLIPLECEYFALRGVALLKETIEKVRQRTNFDLEIIGLLGTMYDSRTLHSREVLQTLVDGWGPKVFHTVIRRTVKFSDATVAGEPITDFAPDSKGADAYRQLAREVLVRCPGV